Proteins co-encoded in one Halorussus salinus genomic window:
- a CDS encoding NADPH-dependent FMN reductase, giving the protein MPDTPHVVAVCGSLRDESVTRVALDTALDAAEEEGGETDLLDLREYDLPAYDPDVDDEEAGDAARLARAIREADAILLGSPMYHGSYSSVLKTALDYCGFDEFEHKTVGLLAVSGGSFPITALEHLRSVCRALDAWVLPHQAAVPRSHSAVRDGAFTDDDVAERVRELGREVVGYANIEPCPPTMESEENVGAVD; this is encoded by the coding sequence ATGCCGGACACGCCACACGTCGTTGCGGTCTGCGGCAGTCTTCGAGACGAGAGCGTCACCAGAGTCGCGCTCGACACCGCGCTCGACGCCGCCGAGGAGGAAGGCGGCGAGACCGACCTCCTCGACCTGCGCGAGTACGACCTGCCCGCCTACGACCCGGACGTGGACGACGAGGAGGCGGGCGACGCGGCCCGACTCGCCCGCGCTATCCGAGAGGCCGACGCCATCCTGCTCGGGTCGCCGATGTACCACGGGTCGTACTCCTCGGTGCTGAAGACCGCGCTGGACTACTGCGGGTTCGACGAGTTCGAACACAAGACCGTGGGCCTGCTGGCGGTCTCTGGCGGGAGTTTCCCCATCACGGCGCTCGAACACCTCCGGTCGGTCTGTCGCGCGCTCGACGCATGGGTCCTGCCTCATCAGGCCGCGGTCCCGCGCTCGCACTCGGCGGTCCGAGACGGGGCGTTCACCGACGACGACGTGGCCGAGCGCGTCCGGGAACTCGGCCGCGAGGTCGTCGGCTACGCCAACATCGAACCGTGTCCGCCGACGATGGAGAGCGAGGAGAACGTCGGCGCGGTTGACTGA
- a CDS encoding NADP-dependent oxidoreductase, which translates to MSETNRKYLLAKRPDGKPDRDTFELAEEDVPDPAPGEVLVRTLYLSVDPYMRGRMDAGESYADPWAVGDPLRGGVVGEVVESNGAGFEEGEVVAGDLQWADYATARGSDLQSVNPDLAPVSTALGVLGMPGRTAYFGTREVARPNAGDTFVVTGAAGAVGSVAGQIAKQSGARVVGFAGSDEKVEFLEDELGFDAGINYKTTDDYGAALDEAAPEGVDSYFDNVGGPITDAVFSKLNVDARVAVCGQISMYNAEEMPTGPRKLGKLIESRATVEGFLVSDFAPRFEQATRQLGEWVAEGEIQYRETVTEGLENAPDAFLGLFEGENIGKQLVQVGEREE; encoded by the coding sequence ATGTCCGAAACTAACCGCAAGTATCTGCTAGCGAAGCGCCCCGACGGCAAACCCGACCGCGACACTTTCGAACTGGCCGAAGAGGACGTTCCGGACCCGGCCCCCGGCGAGGTGCTGGTTCGGACGCTCTACCTCTCGGTGGACCCCTACATGCGCGGCCGGATGGACGCCGGGGAGTCGTACGCCGACCCGTGGGCGGTCGGCGACCCGCTCCGGGGCGGCGTGGTCGGCGAAGTCGTGGAATCGAACGGCGCGGGCTTCGAGGAGGGCGAAGTCGTGGCTGGCGACCTCCAGTGGGCCGACTACGCGACGGCGCGGGGGAGCGACCTCCAGTCGGTGAACCCCGACCTCGCGCCGGTCTCGACCGCGCTCGGCGTCCTCGGGATGCCGGGCCGGACCGCCTACTTCGGCACCCGCGAGGTCGCCCGACCGAACGCTGGTGACACCTTCGTCGTGACAGGCGCGGCGGGGGCAGTCGGCTCGGTCGCGGGCCAAATCGCCAAGCAGTCGGGCGCTCGCGTCGTCGGCTTCGCGGGGTCCGACGAGAAAGTCGAATTCCTCGAAGACGAACTGGGCTTCGACGCCGGAATCAACTACAAGACGACCGACGACTACGGCGCGGCGCTTGACGAGGCCGCCCCCGAGGGTGTAGACAGCTACTTCGACAACGTTGGCGGCCCGATTACGGACGCCGTCTTCTCGAAACTCAACGTGGACGCCCGAGTCGCGGTCTGCGGCCAGATTTCGATGTACAACGCCGAGGAGATGCCGACCGGCCCCCGAAAGCTCGGCAAACTCATCGAGAGCCGAGCGACCGTCGAGGGCTTCCTCGTCTCGGACTTCGCGCCGCGATTCGAGCAGGCGACCCGACAGCTCGGCGAGTGGGTCGCCGAGGGCGAGATTCAGTACCGCGAGACCGTGACCGAGGGCTTGGAGAACGCGCCCGACGCCTTCCTCGGACTCTTCGAGGGCGAGAACATCGGCAAACAGCTCGTACAGGTCGGCGAGCGCGAGGAGTGA
- a CDS encoding competence/damage-inducible protein A → MEVAILTVGDEVLAGDTENANATWLAGRLTDAGATVARILTIPDDRQLVAETVREWAEEFDAVVVTGGLGGTHDDVTADAVADAFDRDLVVDDAVREDVIATVAAYRDENPEEVAAHDLDLDVDAWAALPDGSRPLVNPEGLCPGCVLGNVYAFPGVPAEMRALFEQVADEFGGDVVSRTLYTPQPEASLLDAVAGVREEFDVTVGSYPATDERNRLKVSGSDPEAVAAAAAWLRERVEVVAEE, encoded by the coding sequence ATGGAAGTCGCTATCCTCACCGTCGGCGACGAAGTGTTGGCGGGCGACACCGAGAACGCGAACGCGACGTGGCTCGCGGGCCGACTCACCGACGCTGGCGCGACGGTCGCGCGCATCCTGACCATACCCGACGACCGGCAACTCGTCGCCGAGACCGTCCGAGAGTGGGCCGAGGAGTTCGACGCGGTGGTCGTGACCGGCGGTCTCGGGGGCACCCACGACGACGTGACCGCCGACGCCGTCGCCGACGCGTTCGACCGCGACCTCGTGGTGGACGACGCCGTGCGCGAGGACGTGATAGCGACCGTGGCGGCGTACCGCGACGAGAACCCCGAGGAGGTAGCGGCCCACGACCTCGACCTCGACGTGGACGCGTGGGCCGCGCTCCCCGACGGGAGCCGACCGCTCGTGAATCCAGAGGGGCTGTGTCCGGGGTGCGTCCTCGGGAACGTCTACGCCTTTCCGGGCGTCCCGGCGGAGATGCGGGCGCTGTTCGAGCAGGTCGCCGACGAGTTCGGCGGCGACGTGGTTTCGCGGACGCTTTACACGCCCCAACCCGAAGCGTCCCTGCTGGACGCGGTGGCTGGCGTGCGCGAGGAGTTCGACGTGACCGTCGGGAGCTACCCCGCCACCGACGAGCGAAATCGCCTCAAGGTGTCCGGCTCGGACCCCGAGGCGGTCGCGGCGGCCGCGGCGTGGTTGCGCGAGCGCGTCGAGGTCGTCGCCGAAGAGTAA
- a CDS encoding thymidine kinase: MHKITNSGWVEVVTGCMFSGKTEELLRRLRRAEIAGQEVAAFKPALDDRYGEGTVGSHNGRQWDATVVDPEEGVWDIPEELNGEEVVAIDEANFFSAELVEVCELLADDDRRVVVSGTDQTFRGEPFEPLPRLVALAEYVDKYQAICAQCGEPATRNQRLVDGEPAHVDDPTIVVGADESYEARCRNCHTLRTD; encoded by the coding sequence ATGCACAAGATAACGAACAGCGGGTGGGTCGAAGTCGTCACCGGCTGTATGTTCTCGGGGAAGACCGAGGAGCTTCTGCGGCGACTCCGCCGGGCCGAAATCGCCGGGCAGGAGGTCGCGGCGTTCAAGCCAGCGTTGGACGACCGGTACGGCGAGGGCACCGTGGGGTCGCACAACGGCCGCCAGTGGGACGCGACGGTCGTGGACCCCGAGGAGGGCGTCTGGGACATCCCCGAGGAACTGAACGGCGAGGAGGTCGTCGCCATCGACGAGGCGAACTTCTTCTCGGCGGAGTTGGTCGAGGTCTGCGAACTCCTCGCGGACGACGACCGGCGCGTGGTCGTCTCGGGCACCGACCAGACGTTCCGGGGCGAACCCTTCGAACCACTGCCGCGGTTGGTCGCGCTGGCGGAGTACGTGGACAAGTATCAGGCCATCTGCGCGCAGTGTGGCGAACCCGCGACCCGGAACCAGCGACTCGTGGACGGCGAACCGGCCCACGTCGACGACCCGACCATCGTGGTCGGTGCCGACGAGTCCTACGAAGCGCGATGTCGGAACTGTCATACCCTCCGGACCGACTAG
- a CDS encoding YIP1 family protein: MTQWVENPTGGRDRGPAALARAWLEVLTSPRRFFERGIAPGDQAPGLVFAMTVVLLEEATRFALVPGAAPSIGGRPALAALFGLALVTVFVAPAALHLTGALQTVLLMATVRDRAGTSETVQVIAYATAPCVFAGIPSPTLRAACAVYGAVLFFVGLRTVHETTTLRALVAGAIPAAIVFGYAFRGFAALGEIAVWTASEVCLRVPEVGAQVCLPLG; the protein is encoded by the coding sequence ATGACCCAGTGGGTCGAGAACCCGACCGGCGGGCGCGACCGCGGTCCCGCGGCGCTCGCTCGCGCGTGGCTGGAAGTCCTCACCAGTCCCCGGCGATTCTTCGAGCGCGGCATCGCGCCGGGCGACCAAGCGCCGGGACTCGTGTTCGCCATGACGGTCGTCCTGCTGGAGGAGGCCACCCGGTTCGCGCTGGTCCCCGGCGCGGCACCCTCCATCGGCGGCCGCCCCGCGCTCGCGGCGCTGTTCGGTCTCGCGCTCGTCACCGTGTTCGTCGCGCCCGCGGCCCTCCACCTGACTGGGGCGCTCCAGACGGTCCTGCTGATGGCGACGGTACGGGACCGCGCGGGCACCAGCGAGACGGTGCAGGTCATCGCTTACGCGACCGCACCGTGCGTCTTTGCGGGGATTCCCTCGCCGACGCTCCGGGCTGCGTGCGCCGTCTACGGCGCGGTCCTGTTCTTCGTTGGCCTCCGGACGGTCCACGAGACGACGACGCTCCGGGCGCTCGTCGCGGGCGCGATTCCGGCCGCGATAGTGTTCGGCTACGCCTTCCGCGGGTTCGCGGCGCTCGGCGAAATCGCCGTCTGGACCGCCAGCGAGGTCTGTCTCCGTGTTCCGGAAGTCGGCGCACAGGTCTGTCTCCCGCTCGGCTGA